A window of Bacteroidota bacterium genomic DNA:
AATCAAGAATGAACTGAAGAATATTACCCCGTTTAATTATACAGGTTTATAAATCCATATTCGATTTTTCATGAACAGTGTACTTAAAATAGCGAAATACATTAAACCTTATTGGTTGAATGCGCTTCTAAACATAATTTTCAACTTACTTTCTTCTTTTTTCGCGCTTTTCACCTATTCCCTTGTCATCCCGTTTTTGTCCGTACTTTTTGACAGGCAAAAACTGGTCACCCAGGCAGTTCCTTTTTCATTATCTGCCAGCTCCATACAGCACAATCTGAATTATATCCTCAGCAAGATTGTCATAGATTACGGACAGGCTAAATCATTGATGTTCATTGCATTGCTAGTGGTCGTCATGAGCCTTTTCAAAAATGCTTTTGTTTTTCTGGCCAATTATTTCGTAACCTATGTCCGCACCGGTGTGGTTCGGGATATCCGTCAACTGCTTTACGATAAGATCCTCAAATTGCCCCTTTCCTATTATTCGGATGAGAAAAAAGGAGATATCATTTCAAAAATGACGACTGACGTTCAGGAAATTGAAGTATCCATCATGAGTTCGCTTGAAATGATATTCAGAGACCCGATCACTATTATCATTTTCATGACGGCCCTGATCAAAATGAGTGCATCCCTTACTGCCTTCGTTCTGATTCTCTTGCCATTAAGCGGACTTATAATCGGGAGAACAGGAAAAAGTTTACGCAGCAAATCATTCAAAGGGCAGAAGAAGATGGGCGGGATATTGTCCATCATAGAAGAAACATTAGGAGGCCTGCGAATCATTAAGGCATTCAACGGGGAAGAAAAAGTCAGAAGGAAATTTTCCGACACCAATAATCTGTATGCCAGGATCATATCCAAAGTTATGCGCAGGCAATATCTGGCAAGCCCGCTCAGCGAGTTTCTGGGCACTCTTGTGCTGATTGTTATCATGTGCTATGGCGGTTCTTTAGTAATGAATTCGCATACTTTGACCTCTGAAGTGCTGATTGGCTATCTGGTTATCTTCTCTCAAATCATCAATCCTGCAAAATCCTTCAC
This region includes:
- a CDS encoding ABC transporter ATP-binding protein; translation: MNSVLKIAKYIKPYWLNALLNIIFNLLSSFFALFTYSLVIPFLSVLFDRQKLVTQAVPFSLSASSIQHNLNYILSKIVIDYGQAKSLMFIALLVVVMSLFKNAFVFLANYFVTYVRTGVVRDIRQLLYDKILKLPLSYYSDEKKGDIISKMTTDVQEIEVSIMSSLEMIFRDPITIIIFMTALIKMSASLTAFVLILLPLSGLIIGRTGKSLRSKSFKGQKKMGGILSIIEETLGGLRIIKAFNGEEKVRRKFSDTNNLYARIISKVMRRQYLASPLSEFLGTLVLIVIMCYGGSLVMNSHTLTSEVLIGYLVIFSQIINPAKSFTTAYFNIRKGMASADRINSVLDAEITIKDEPNAKHKKEFTTAVEYRNVSFKYDTEMVLKNINLVIGKGKTIALVGKSGSGKSTLADLLPRLIDVDEGEILIDNVPIKNYKIYDLRNLMGVVTQESILFNDSFFNNIAFGVDGATEEDVIRAAKVANAHEFIVNTKHGYYTNIGDRGSKLSGGQRQRISIARAVLKNPPILILDEATSALDTESERLVQDALTRLMENRTSLVIAHRLSTVQFADEICVLEEGHIVERGKHEELIRQDGIYNKLLQMQMLIA